A single Fundidesulfovibrio terrae DNA region contains:
- a CDS encoding class I SAM-dependent methyltransferase, producing the protein MSVPLQSRFPRLWLFVQYVLCGVLFRKRYVLRHLPRFSRVMEVGCSLGLDSVNFTGNTKEFLGVDIDPDAIATARKRFAAYPHMRFICQDVRTLEGLEGHFDFILFCGSCHHIPNEELISIFRSTPRYLAENGKIVVIDYATNPAPGLLERFILRLEEGEHVRTTQELISLIQSAGNLEIQELVEFDNPAFIFKWPVMGRKLSLVMTRSR; encoded by the coding sequence ATGAGCGTCCCTCTCCAATCTCGCTTTCCCCGGCTCTGGCTTTTCGTCCAGTATGTCCTTTGTGGCGTCCTTTTCAGGAAGCGGTACGTCCTGCGCCATCTTCCCCGCTTCTCGAGGGTCATGGAAGTCGGGTGCTCCCTGGGCCTGGACAGCGTCAACTTCACGGGCAACACTAAGGAATTCCTTGGTGTTGACATCGATCCCGACGCTATCGCCACGGCCAGGAAACGATTCGCTGCATACCCGCACATGCGCTTCATCTGTCAGGACGTGCGCACCCTGGAAGGCCTAGAAGGCCATTTCGACTTCATCCTCTTTTGCGGCTCCTGCCACCACATTCCCAACGAGGAACTGATCTCCATTTTCCGTAGTACGCCCCGGTATCTGGCCGAGAATGGCAAGATAGTCGTCATCGACTACGCCACCAATCCCGCGCCGGGTCTTCTGGAGCGTTTCATTCTGCGCTTGGAGGAGGGAGAGCACGTCCGGACGACGCAGGAGCTGATCTCCCTCATTCAGTCTGCCGGTAACCTCGAAATTCAAGAACTTGTCGAGTTCGACAACCCGGCTTTTATTTTCAAATGGCCGGTGATGGGCAGGAAACTCTCGCTTGTCATGACACGGTCGCGCTAG